The Filimonas lacunae genomic sequence GCGCTGGCTCTTTTAGCGGCATCAATCATCAGCAATAATTCCATCAGATTATCTGTTGGAGCAAATGTGCTTTGAATCAAAAACACATAATCCCCGCGGATACTCTCCAGAAAAATAGGCTGAAATTCGCCATCGCTGAATTTCTGAATATTTATCTTACCTAGTGGAGCGCCAAACTTTTTGGCAATTTTTTCCGCCAGATGTTGCGACCCTGTGCCTGAGAAGATCTTAACTGATGGGTTCATAACTAAACAAAATGTGGCGCGAAGATAAAAATTCAATGGGATATTGTATCTTGGCTTTGAATAAATTTATCCATGTACAATACGGCTATCAAAGAATGGGCTGTTGATGACAGACCAAGAGAAAAACTGCTGCACAAGGGCGCTAACTTTCTTAGCAATTCAGAGCTAATTGCAGTACTTATCAATAACGGAACCCGTAACAAAAGTGCTGTTGCTGTAGCAAAAGACCTCCTTGCCGCACTGGATAATGAATTAATCAATCTTAGTCGCCTTACTGTAAAAGAGATACTAAACCTTAAAATAAAAGGAATCGGGCCCGCAAAGGCTGTTTCTATCACAGCAGCCCTGGAGCTAGGACTTCGCCGTGATGCTTCCATCTCTAAAAGAAAAAAATTAAACAACAGCAAAGAGGTAGCTAATTATATACGTGCGCATCTTCAATTTCAAAAGCAGGAGCTATTTGCCGTAATCTATTTGAACCAGGCTAACCGGGTAGCACATTTTGAGGTAGTAAGTGAAGGAGGAATTAATTCAACCATAGTTGATGCAAGGGTGGTGCTAAGAAAAGCATTAGAACATAATGCAGTTAACTTAATTCTTTGTCATAATCATCCCAGTGGAAATACAAAACCCAGCGAAGCTGATCTTTCCATCACCAATAAACTAAAAGAAGCCGCCCTCACCCTTGATATCAATATAGTAGATCATGTTATCATGGGTGAAGAGGGCTACTTTAGCTTTGCAGACCATAGTCTGCTATAATCGTATTTTATTACGCCTGTGCTGTAGGACCACCAAAATTCATTGGCATTTCAAACTGATCCAGCTCTTGTATAGGACCATTAGCTGCTTCATAGCGATCAACATTCTCCTGTAAAGCTTTCATAAATTTCTTAGCATGCATAGGAGTAAAGATGATACGTGACTTAACTCTGCTTTTCGGAGTTCCTGGCATTACACTCACAAAATCTATTACAAATTCTGCATGGCTGTGAGTGATGATGGCCAGGTTGGCGTATGTACCTTCTGCTATTTCTTCACTTATTTCAATGTTAAGCTGGTTCTGTTGCTGGTCGGACATAATAAGACTCGTTTTAAGCAAATGTAGGCATAAATGGCTTTGAGCCTATCAAAAGAAAAAGCCGGTCGAAAGACCGGCCCATTCCCTTGTATTGAGATTAAAATAACTTATTCAGTACCACCTGCCCACCATACTTTACTGGTGTATACATTCACACCACTTGGAATGTTTGCACTATTCGAAGAGGTTTCAGATGTAGCATAAGGAAATCTTTCAACAAATCCTGCTGTAGCAGACGCATTAAAAGGATTATTCAAAGAAACTATTCTTGTTCTTCTATAATCATTATAAGCTTCTATAGACTCAGCTTCATAAAATGCAATATACTTCTGTGTAAGAATTTCTTTAAGATTAGCATCTAATGTAGTTCCTAATAAAGGAGCAACTGTGCCAGTATAATAAGCAGTTCCGCCAGAAGTGCCATGGAACGTAAAGCTTGCTTCAACAGCTTCCTGCAAAGCTGCTGTAAAACTTTGACCTTTTCTGGCCAATGCTTCTGCTTCTATAAATTTCAGTTCATGGTACGACATTAAAGGAGTAGGAGCGGTTGAACCATCCTCTAATCCTGTAATTCTTGAATAAGAGTAAAATTCTAAACCAGCACGTGTACGATCAGCCTCACCACTAGGCGCAGCCACGTTATCAGTAGCGCCGGTTGGAGGTTCGAAATAAGAATCTATTCTTGGATCATTACGCGCAGTCATTAAGTTATACAAAGTTTCACTTATCACTAAATCACCTCTTTCGTAATAGGTAAAATCCCACCATGGATTGGCGCCAATGGTAGTGTTTTCATACTTTGTAAATACAAGCGCATCATCTCCACTTTCAAAACCGTGTGGTACACAAGCTAAAACAGAATCCATTGCCGATGGCGTTACTTTTTGCATATGCATAAAGTAACGTGCTTTTAAGCTCCATGCGGCCTTAATCCACAAACTTAAATCACCGGAATACATCAGGTCATTAGTTGCTAATCCGGTTATAGTTTTAGCACCAGTAAGGTTACCTATTGCGCTATTCAAGAGACTAAATAACACATTTTGATAGATGTACTGCTGTTTATCATATACAGGGTGTGAATTTTCCTGTCCTTTCAGCGCTTCTGTCCATGGCACTTGTCCCCAAAGGTCTGTAGCAATAGCTAAGTTGTAAGCTGTCAAAATCTGAGCAATACCTAATAAGGCTGGCTTGTCAGACTCTGCTCCACCAGGAGAACATTTCACAATGATATCGTTTAATATCATCAGGTTATCATACACTGAATTCCAGCTATTATTTACCAGTGAAGAAGCATTAGTGCCTGTTCTTCTATCAGCATCGTAAAACTGTTCATCACCGCCTGCACTATGCTCAACAAATAATGAGGAATACCAGGCTAAATCAGTTCCTGTTGTACCAAAAGATGATTCTACAATTACAGAAGGCAGCTCATTCACTGCGGGAGCGTTTGTAGGATCATTCAGGTTTTTATTAATGTTATCCAGTTCCTTTTCTGTACAGGCGGGCATTGCCATTGTTAGCAATGCGGCTACTATCGTATATTTCAGACGTTTCATAATTTTGCTTTTTAAATACTAAAAAGTAAGATTTAATCCTAATCCTATGCTTCTTGCCTGTGGTAATGACATATAATCAAAACCACCCTGCATGTTGCCGTTACCTTGAGAAGATTCCGGATCAAAGTTTGGCAACTCAGTCCATAACAAGATATTGCGTGCTGATACAGAGAAAGCGGCAGATTTAATAAAACCGGTTTTTTGCAAGAGAGACCTTGGCAGATCAAAGCTTAAAGCAATTTCTCTAAACTTCACAAAAGAAGTTCCATAGATGTTTGCTTCTGAAATGTTAGCCACTTTTGAATTATAATAAGTATATAATGCAGGAGCTCCTGATATTACAATATCATTCACGTCACCACCTTTTCCATCAACAACAGTAGACTCTTTCACGCCTTGTACCAGAATTTTATCAGTAGCTCTGTTTTCTGTTAATTTAGATGTACCATACAGGTTAATAAGTCTGTTGGCACCAGAATACATTTGACCACCTTTTTTCCATGCAAGCAATATATTCAACTGCATGAACTTATAACGTAATCCGTTATTGATATCCAGGTTGAAATCCGGAGTAACAGTTCCAATTACACCATCAGAACCAGTTAAAGGCATACCAGAAGCATCTACCCTGATTTGTCCTTTATCATTTCTCAGATAAGTAGTACCGAAGATAGATGGATAGCTATATCCAATTGCAGCACGCACTTGTGGATCGGTAAAACCACCTAAATAGATGTTGTCAACTCCGGTAGCCAGGCTGTTTACCTTGCTGAGTACCTTGGTAAAGTTGGCACTTACATCCCACTGGAAGTAATTGGTTTTAACAGGAACTACACGTAAGGTTACTTCGTGAGCATTGCTCTGCATTTCGCCTGCGTTTCTAACTATTTGCGCAAAACCTGTAGATCCTGCTAAAGGAATAGAGAAGATCTGGTCTTTGGTTTTTTGTGTTGTGTAAGAGTAGTCTACACTCACCCTGTTTTTAAAGAAGCTTAACTCAACACCCACTTCAAGAGAGTTAGTATTTTGTGGCTTCAGGTCAGTTGCATACAGGGTTGAGTTAGGACGGAACCCAATTACACCATTGAAAGGGAAAGTGATGTTTGTGCTTGACAAGAATCCGCTTCCAGATGTATGGCGGGTGTAATATTTTTCTTTATAAGTACCCGGTGAACCTACTTGTGCAATAGATGCCCTTAACTTACCATAGAATCCTTTATTTTTCAATGGTTCAAGCTCTGTGAATGCCCATGCCAATGAAGCCGACGGATAGAAGAAAGAACGGCTGCCTCTTGGCATTGTAGAGATATAATCGTTACGACCAGTTACAGTCAGGAACACCATGTTACGCCAATCAGCTCCTGCCTGTCCATAAAAACCAACAGTTCTGGTTTTAAACTTAGATTCAGAAGTAAGTTGAGTTGTTGCGTTGCCAATGTTATCGAAGCCCGGCAAAATAAATCCTGTACCTGAACCTACTATATTTCTTAGATAATTGTCATTAACCTCATTACCAACCAATGCGTTAATGTGCCAATCCTGGCTTACTTGTTTGTTGAATGAGGCTGTAAATTGAGAGTTAAATGTTCTGTTTGTTAATGCACCATTGGTGAGATCACCTGTAGGTGCAGGACCTGAACCATATTCAAACAGCTCTTCTCTGTCTGTTGTATATTGGTCAACACCCACTTGCCACTTAATAGTTACAGGCTGGATTGGGCTATAAGAGATATAGGTATTACCTAACACTCTACGTGTGTTTTCAATAAATCTATTGTATTGAGCACCCCAATATGGGTTATCAAATGTGCCTCCTCTGTATTGAATTTGCTTATAAGGATTATTGGCTTCACTAATTGGTGTTCCTTTTAAATCATAGCTAACTGGTGCACCATATATTTCAAAAAGTAAACTATTATTACCGCTAGGCATTTTATAGATAGCTACGGTTGAATAATTTACACTAGCCCCTACCTTCACTTTAGAACTTACGTTAAAATCACCCGAGAATTTCACATTATACCTGTTCATTTTAGAAGCTGGCATAATACCTGTTTGATTGGTTGAACCAAATCCGACATAATAGCTTCCTAAATCACTGGCTTGTGAAATACTGAGGTTATTAGCTGCAACAAGACCTGTTTTGAAAAAGTCTCCAATATTATCATATGCCTGAGGAACCACCCACGCTCCTTTTTTAGGATTCCAATACTTTCCCTGAGTTTCGGCTGTAGGGTTATTATTATTAAAAGAATTGGGCACATTTCCACCATAGTTTACGTCGTTAGGCAGCTCTGAAATCAATGGCCCCCAGCTTGTAGATGCAGTAGGAGAAAAGTTTCCACCACCACCACTACCTTGTGCGTAAAGCTGTTGTAATTCTGGCTTTCTTGAAATATTATCAAACTGCCAGTTAGTGGAAAAGTTAACAACTGGTGCACCTTTTTTCAGTCTTTTACCACTTTTTGTGGTAATCATGATAACGCCATTACTTGCTCTTGTTCCATATAACGCAGATGCTGCCTGACCTTTTAATACCGAAATGCTTTCGATGTCATTCGGGTTGATGTCGATTGACCTGCCTGAATAGTCTGAACCAGTAACACCGTTGCCGCCCACTTCAAAGTCAGGCTGACTGCTTACCGGCAAACCGTCTACTACATATAATGGCGAGTTGTTGCCGTCAAAAAAACGAGCGCCACGAATAAAAATTTGAGCAGAAGCGCCTGGCATACCACTTGAAGGTCTCACTTCCATACCTGCGACTTTACCTTGTAAGGCTGTTGCCAGATTGGGGTTACCTCCTTCGGTAAGTTTATCAGCTGTAACATTTTGAACAGAGTAACCCAACGATTTTTTCTGTCTGGATACTCCAAGAGCTGTAACAACTACTTCATCAATAGTTGATGACTGTAAAACCAATGATACAATTATATTAGTTTGATTACCGACCTTAACTTCTTTGGGTGCAAAATTGGTTGATGTAATTACTAATATATCAGCTGAGGCAGCACTAATGGTGAAAAGTCCTTGCCCATCTGCAATAGTGCCCCGGGTACTTCCTTTCACCTGGATGGATGCGCCCTCAATGGGAACATTATTCCCGTCAACAACTTTTCCAGAAATAGATTTGGTTTGGGCAACAGATGCCCAGGCAATTGACATTAATGCCACCCATAACGACATAAATCTTCTCATGTTTAGATTTTAACTTGTTAATAGTTATAATTCTATCAGAGTAAGGGATGAAAATATAGGTTATGGGTTGGTGGATTGGATTTTATTACCCGCGCAAGTCTTTATTGATTGAATATCAGCACATTCAATCAATAACTCTGAAACAATTAAAATTGAAGGGAAAGGGTGGATTCAATAGTTATTTAGCAGCTCAAGCAATCATATTTACATAAAAGTAACAAAAGCATTGTTTTAACAAAAAATAAAGTTAAAGACCTCTTTTAATTGACAACATACAAAACACTACCGCTGCTTCCGTAGTGTAAATTCTTCAAACATGATTCTATAACTATTGCCTCCTGGCTCGTCACTTTTCATTACTTTTCAGGCAACTAAAAAAAGCGATGCATCTGATGAGATGCATCGCTTTTTTTATTACAGCTCTATAGCAATTAATAAATTATGGCACTTTTTTCAGTGTAATGGTATATTCTCCAAATGAACCAGCACTTACTGTATGTTTGAGCCTTACGCTTAATATTCCTTCACAAGGAGCAACATAATTATCTGCACTAGTTATGCTTTGGCAATAGAAAGTACCATAGCTAGACCCGGCATAAGTTCCATATGCCTGGTAGTTTACATATGTAGAGTTATCAGATGCAACACTTACTATAATAGGAGTTTTTTCATTAGTAAGATAATTGAACGACACATGTGAATCATCTACTACCGTAACCGGAATAATATCGCCTTCGGCATAATCGCCCCAGCCATCTGCAACGACCTCGAAATTTCCTGCATACTCACTTGCAACGAATATACAAGCTACTTCATACTTGATAGCTACCGAACTTCCACTTAGTGACCCAATGTTAGAACCGTAACCTAGACCAACCGAAGGAAAAGCTTCATACTTCACACCTGACTGAGCCGTAACATCTACTCCAATATCAAATTTATCGCCTAACACCAAGTCCGTACCGCCAAAAAGCGCTTTCAAGTCAGCAGCTGTAACAGTAATATTGGTAGGATAACTGGTAATATTTGCCTTCAATACTTTGACAGTAGATTTATCGCCATTTTTAATTACAACAACGTCATACTGTTTAGGTGGCGCATCCTCTTTATAATATACATCCACTGCAAACTTTCCAACAAATTCATTAGGATCCTGTGCAGAAATAGTTAAATCTGCCGAAGTATCTTTAGTTAATAATGGAATAGGCACTCTTTCAAGATCAGGCAGTTTGGGGTTATCCGATTTTCTACAGGAAACCACCATCACAACTACCATCAACGCACTATATAATAAGGTAAGTTTTTTCATACTTTCTTTTTAAAAATTAACGAATCTCTTATTGAATCCAAAATGGCTTAAAGGTTGAAGGCGTTTTTTGTACCGGCGCATTAGGATTCGTTTCAAGCTCGCTTTGTGGCCATGGCAATGTATATGGGTAAGCACGGGAAGATCCCACCTCTACTGACTTTTGTGCTCCTGGATTCATAGGATCTCCATTAATAGGCGGCTGTACAATATGGTTTGGAGCTTGCGTAGGGTCTTCTGGATTAAACATTAAAGGATACCCAGTTCTACGATAATCAGTATATTGATCGACAGAGCTACCTACGCTTGATAACCATTTTTGCGTCATGATGTTCTCTAACTTTTTGTCGCTGTTACCATTATCAAAATTGGTAAGAATGGAATTAATATACTTAACCATAGGAGAAGTAGCCGCTTCACTGTATATAGAAGGAACTGTTTGTGAAGGAGATACATAAGTAGTGATCACATAATCAATCTGCTTAAAAGACTCTTTCATTGCAGCTTGCAATACAGCTCTGCTATCTCCAGTAATTACACCTGCCTGAATTAATTCAGCTTCCAAGTATAACCTATCTGCATAAGTAATAAAACGATAAGGTGCTGCACCAGTTCCACTTGAAGCAGAAGCTACCCCACCTTCGCCATCATCATATCTACCACCTACAGGGTAAATTCCAAACAGACTGATTGAGTTTTGTTGTGACTTAGCTGCATTTTCGCCATGAGATCCAAAGTAAATTGATACGAATGCACCATCTCTATATTCAGTGGCATTATCTGGCTCTTCATCTACAGTCAGCTGATTATATATATAATATGGTACCCGCGGGTCAGGAATGTTTGTATTTACAAACTTGTTATATCCTTGCAGAATTTCGTAAAACCAAGGACTAACGTGGTTTGAACGTTGTGTGGCTGTGTAATCGCCAAATCCTGGGTTTCTATCATCCGTGGCGCCATTTGGACCATAAGGCATCAGAAAGCCTTCTGCTGTGGTGCTGATAAGATTTCCGCTGGACAACAAGGCTGTAACTTGTGTTTTCACATCCTGCACCTTTCTGATTTGTGTATATAATTTCAGTTTAATGGTATTGGCTGCTTTAATCCACTTTGTAACACTGCCACCATAAATAAGATCATCAGTAGTTGGCTTCAATGAATTTTTACCCACAGTGTTGTCATTTAAATTCGCTAATCCAGCGTCCAGCAATTCAAATAACTTAGGATAAATATCTACCCCTTTGTCAAACTCAGGATAAGGGTTGTCCTGTAATAACTGCCCTGTTTGAGTAAAAGGTACATCACCAAAAACATCTACCATTTGACTATAAGCATAGGCCTTTAACACCTGAGCAATACCTGCATAGTAAGTATTTTCCTGTGCTGTAGCAGCTGTTATAATTTCGTCAAGATTGGCAATAGTAGTTAAATACATTCTATCCCATGAGTTGCCCAGGTAAAATTCATCGCCAGTCACTCCATATTGATCAGGCGCTTCTCTTGTACTCATTTGGTGTGTATATACAGCCAAATCCTGTGAAAGCCCGGCACCTATAGCCAATGAGTTACTCAACCCTACTTCCGTAGTTGGCAGAAGACGTGAAACAGCCAAAGATGTAGGATCATTAGGGTTGTCGTTTATATCCAACGTTTTACTACAGGAGTTTAGTAAAAACAACCCACCAACCAATATATATGCTTTATATTTCAATGTCATTTTTTCTGAATTTAAGATGAACTAAAAGGTTACTAACAGGTTAACACCATATCTTTTGGTTGTAGGAGCAGCAGACAGATCAAATCCCTGCATGTTAGTTGAACCATAAGAGTTAACCTCAGGATCGAAGTTGGTATACTTAGGGAAATTAGGAGCCAGATACCATAAGTTACGACCTGTTAAACTCAATGTTAATGAACCAATTGGAGTGCCTTTAAATAAAGATTTAGGGAAATTATACCCCAGAGATAACTCTCTTAAACGATATACAGTAGCATCATAAACACTCCATTCTGCTGCACCATTTACTGCAAAAGTAGAAGCGTTAGCGTTAGATGCGAAGTAAAGATCATTTACGGGCAGGCGTGTCTGGTTTCTGATTTTTTTACCATCACTACCTAATAAAGGAGTTTCAGTATCAACATCACCATAATAGCCAGGAATCACGAATGAAGTTTCTCTATCACGGGTATCTTTAGTTACACCACGTCCCAGTAAAGAGTTCACAGTAACAGAGTAGATATCTCCTCCTTTAGTCATGTCAAATAGAATGTTACAGAAGAAGTTTTTATAAGTGAAAGAGTTAGTTACACCTAATTTATAATCAGGATTTGGGTTTCCTAAATAGCCTAATGTTTTAGACTCAATTAAAGTACCTGTTGCCGGATTAATGAGGAAATTGCCATCCGCATCTCTCACCGCCTTACTACCTCTGAAATAACCATAAGGCATGCCTACTTCTAAAGTAGGATTAATATCCAGACCTGTTTCAGTTCCATCAGGAGTAGCGATCATACGCTCAATGCCTGGACGTAACGAAGTTACGATGTTCGTGTTTTTAGTAAATACACCACGGATATCCCAACCAAATGACGCAGTTTGAACTGGCCTTAATGTCAAGGTGATTTCCACTCCTCTGTTTCTTAAACCACCGAAGTTGGTATAGTACTGAGAAAAACCAGATGTTGAAGGCACTGCTACAGGAGCAATCATATTGGTAGAAGTTCTGTTATACCAGGCAAAGTCTACATCAATTCTCTTCTTCAGGAAGCTTAATTGCGTACCTATTTCAACTTCTTTAGTGAATTCAGGCTTTAACTCAGGGTCGAAAGCAGTAGTACTTCTTGTTCCTCTAGGACGGCCTAAAAAGTTGGAAGTTAACTCAAATGTATTTTGTAAAGAATATGGATCGGCGTCTCTACCCACTTTTGCCCATGACACTCGCACCTTACCAAAATCAATCACTTTTTTATCAAGCTTCAATGCATCAGTAAATACAAAACCTAAAGATGCACCAGGATAGAAATAGCTTCTTTCATTAGTAGGTAATGTAGATGACCAATCGTTTCTACCAGTAAGGTTTAAAAATAAGTATTCTTTATAGCTTAAGGTTACATCGGCCAAAGCACCAATGATTCTTCTTTTATGGTAATTATCTAAAGAGAAAATCTGTTGAGCTGTATTCGATAATTTATAAATACCTCTTGTAATAAATTGGTTTCCGGTATTTGCAGTTCTGCTATCTACACGTTGGTTATAAGAATGCCCCACAGAAGCACGTAACGAAAAGTCGTTATTGATTCGTGGTGTAAATGTCAACAATAAATCAGACTGCAATTCCTGTTTACGATAATCATCTGTTACAAGACGTCCTTTACCTTCTGCGGCTCTTGAACCAATTTCAGTAATTTCACGTCTGCTTAAAGTTTTTACGTTTGTACCCAGATTATAGTCCACTTTAAACCAGCTATTGACATTGAAGTCGAAATGGCCACCAGCAATAAACCTTTCTTCATCAGAAGTTGCCACATTGTACTTAGCAGACCAATATGGATTATCGTATTGACCAGCAGGACCAGGCACTAACATGTTACCATTCGCATCTTCAAAAGGCAAATCGTAGTTCCAGTTTCTTCCTAAGAATAAAGATCGCGCAAACATAGAAGCAGCACCATCAAACTGGTTTTCCCCAAAATAGCCACCTTTTTGGTTAGAACGTGAATAGCTAAAGTTACCTCTCAAATTTAAACCGATTGCTAACTTGGTTGATCCACCTAAGCCAACGTTATAACGTTTATATGATGAATTTTGAACATAACCTGAATGAGACAACTGTGATAAGGTCATAGACACTGAGCTTTTGTCATCTCCACCACTAAAACCTACAGAATTTTCAATAACCTTACCTGTTCTAAATAAGTTTTTAACGTTATCAGGATATGCTCTGTAAGCAATAGAATCTGATGGGAATAAATCCGGATAAGCATCTTTATATCCAGGCCAGATAGGAATAGAATCAATAGTCCCAAATTTAGGGCCCCATGATCCGTTTGAGTTAGAGTAGTTACCATACGACCCAGTGCCATAATCATTTTGATAGTCTGGCAGGTTGGCTATCTTTTCAAATGAAACACCACTCTTTACGGTTACCTCCAGGCCTTTCTTGCTTCTTGAAGCAGAACCAGATTTGGTAGTAATTATAATAACACCATTAGATGCTCTTGATCCATATAAAGCCGCTGCAGATGATCCTTTTAATACGTTCATAGTAGCAATATCATTAGGATCTAATGTAGACAATCCACTGGAATACCCTGACCCACCTGTGGTTTGGCTACTAGTAGTTACCTGATCATTGCTATAAGGCACTCCATCAACAATAATCAATGGCTGGTTATCTCCATAGAAAGAGGTATTACCTCTTATCTGAATACGCGTAGCTGCACCTGGTACACCTTGAGAAGAACGGATATCGACACCCGCTACCTTACCTTGCATACTTTTCAGTAAATCTGGCTCTGATTTTTGGGTAAGGCTTCCCGGATCAACTTTAGCTACTGAATAGCCCAGACCTTTATCAGTTCTTCTGATACCAAACGCAGTAACAACTACTTCTGAAACAGTTTGTGAAGATTTACTCAGCTGGATGCTTGCAGTTTCGCCTGTTACAGCAAACTCCTGCTCAAAAAAACCGATAGAGCTTATTATTAATATTCCGCCCTCACGTACATCAATTGAAAAATTTCCTGTAGAATCGGCTGTAACTCCGCCTTTGGTTCCTTTCACTTTGATAGTGGCAAATGGAACAGGTTTCCCTGTATCATCGGTGATTTTTCCTTTTACGTTTTTGTTTTGTGCCATCAAGGATGACGCACACAAAACAAATGCTAACAACATTGTTAGAAGTTTTCTCATGTTTGAT encodes the following:
- the radC gene encoding RadC family protein, which codes for MYNTAIKEWAVDDRPREKLLHKGANFLSNSELIAVLINNGTRNKSAVAVAKDLLAALDNELINLSRLTVKEILNLKIKGIGPAKAVSITAALELGLRRDASISKRKKLNNSKEVANYIRAHLQFQKQELFAVIYLNQANRVAHFEVVSEGGINSTIVDARVVLRKALEHNAVNLILCHNHPSGNTKPSEADLSITNKLKEAALTLDINIVDHVIMGEEGYFSFADHSLL
- a CDS encoding DUF3467 domain-containing protein; the protein is MSDQQQNQLNIEISEEIAEGTYANLAIITHSHAEFVIDFVSVMPGTPKSRVKSRIIFTPMHAKKFMKALQENVDRYEAANGPIQELDQFEMPMNFGGPTAQA
- a CDS encoding SusD/RagB family nutrient-binding outer membrane lipoprotein, whose translation is MKRLKYTIVAALLTMAMPACTEKELDNINKNLNDPTNAPAVNELPSVIVESSFGTTGTDLAWYSSLFVEHSAGGDEQFYDADRRTGTNASSLVNNSWNSVYDNLMILNDIIVKCSPGGAESDKPALLGIAQILTAYNLAIATDLWGQVPWTEALKGQENSHPVYDKQQYIYQNVLFSLLNSAIGNLTGAKTITGLATNDLMYSGDLSLWIKAAWSLKARYFMHMQKVTPSAMDSVLACVPHGFESGDDALVFTKYENTTIGANPWWDFTYYERGDLVISETLYNLMTARNDPRIDSYFEPPTGATDNVAAPSGEADRTRAGLEFYSYSRITGLEDGSTAPTPLMSYHELKFIEAEALARKGQSFTAALQEAVEASFTFHGTSGGTAYYTGTVAPLLGTTLDANLKEILTQKYIAFYEAESIEAYNDYRRTRIVSLNNPFNASATAGFVERFPYATSETSSNSANIPSGVNVYTSKVWWAGGTE
- a CDS encoding SusC/RagA family TonB-linked outer membrane protein; this encodes MRRFMSLWVALMSIAWASVAQTKSISGKVVDGNNVPIEGASIQVKGSTRGTIADGQGLFTISAASADILVITSTNFAPKEVKVGNQTNIIVSLVLQSSTIDEVVVTALGVSRQKKSLGYSVQNVTADKLTEGGNPNLATALQGKVAGMEVRPSSGMPGASAQIFIRGARFFDGNNSPLYVVDGLPVSSQPDFEVGGNGVTGSDYSGRSIDINPNDIESISVLKGQAASALYGTRASNGVIMITTKSGKRLKKGAPVVNFSTNWQFDNISRKPELQQLYAQGSGGGGNFSPTASTSWGPLISELPNDVNYGGNVPNSFNNNNPTAETQGKYWNPKKGAWVVPQAYDNIGDFFKTGLVAANNLSISQASDLGSYYVGFGSTNQTGIMPASKMNRYNVKFSGDFNVSSKVKVGASVNYSTVAIYKMPSGNNSLLFEIYGAPVSYDLKGTPISEANNPYKQIQYRGGTFDNPYWGAQYNRFIENTRRVLGNTYISYSPIQPVTIKWQVGVDQYTTDREELFEYGSGPAPTGDLTNGALTNRTFNSQFTASFNKQVSQDWHINALVGNEVNDNYLRNIVGSGTGFILPGFDNIGNATTQLTSESKFKTRTVGFYGQAGADWRNMVFLTVTGRNDYISTMPRGSRSFFYPSASLAWAFTELEPLKNKGFYGKLRASIAQVGSPGTYKEKYYTRHTSGSGFLSSTNITFPFNGVIGFRPNSTLYATDLKPQNTNSLEVGVELSFFKNRVSVDYSYTTQKTKDQIFSIPLAGSTGFAQIVRNAGEMQSNAHEVTLRVVPVKTNYFQWDVSANFTKVLSKVNSLATGVDNIYLGGFTDPQVRAAIGYSYPSIFGTTYLRNDKGQIRVDASGMPLTGSDGVIGTVTPDFNLDINNGLRYKFMQLNILLAWKKGGQMYSGANRLINLYGTSKLTENRATDKILVQGVKESTVVDGKGGDVNDIVISGAPALYTYYNSKVANISEANIYGTSFVKFREIALSFDLPRSLLQKTGFIKSAAFSVSARNILLWTELPNFDPESSQGNGNMQGGFDYMSLPQARSIGLGLNLTF
- a CDS encoding SusD/RagB family nutrient-binding outer membrane lipoprotein — protein: MTLKYKAYILVGGLFLLNSCSKTLDINDNPNDPTSLAVSRLLPTTEVGLSNSLAIGAGLSQDLAVYTHQMSTREAPDQYGVTGDEFYLGNSWDRMYLTTIANLDEIITAATAQENTYYAGIAQVLKAYAYSQMVDVFGDVPFTQTGQLLQDNPYPEFDKGVDIYPKLFELLDAGLANLNDNTVGKNSLKPTTDDLIYGGSVTKWIKAANTIKLKLYTQIRKVQDVKTQVTALLSSGNLISTTAEGFLMPYGPNGATDDRNPGFGDYTATQRSNHVSPWFYEILQGYNKFVNTNIPDPRVPYYIYNQLTVDEEPDNATEYRDGAFVSIYFGSHGENAAKSQQNSISLFGIYPVGGRYDDGEGGVASASSGTGAAPYRFITYADRLYLEAELIQAGVITGDSRAVLQAAMKESFKQIDYVITTYVSPSQTVPSIYSEAATSPMVKYINSILTNFDNGNSDKKLENIMTQKWLSSVGSSVDQYTDYRRTGYPLMFNPEDPTQAPNHIVQPPINGDPMNPGAQKSVEVGSSRAYPYTLPWPQSELETNPNAPVQKTPSTFKPFWIQ